Proteins from a single region of Shinella zoogloeoides:
- the ppdK gene encoding pyruvate, phosphate dikinase, translating to MEKWVYTFGGGRAEGSAGDRNLLGGKGANLAEMCNLGLPVPPGITIVTSACNHYYENGRTLPAGLKDQVRAGLREMEAITGRVFGDTAKPLLLSVRSGARASMPGMMDTVLNLGLNDRTVEALGHDAGDARFAWDSYRRFIQMYGDVVMGLDHEVFEEILEDEKGRLGHEQDTELSAVEWQHVIARYKEIIREELDEEFPQDPEVQLWGAIGAVFASWMNARAVTYRTLHNIPAVWGTAVNVQAMVFGNLGNSSATGVAFTRNPSTGENKLYGEFLVNAQGEDVVAGIRTPQNITEEARIASGSDRPSLEKLMPEAFAEFRGICERLEQHYRDMQDLEFTIERGKLWMLQTRSGKRTAKAALKIAVEMATEGLISEGEAVARIDPASLDQLLHPTIDPRARRDVIGSGLPASPGAATGAIVFTSEEAVQADEEGRKVILVRIETSPEDIHGMHAAEGILTTRGGMTSHAAVVARGMGTPCVSGAGTLRVDLRNELLVAHGVTLRKGDVITIDGSSGQVLKGEIPMLQPELSGDFGRIMEWADRTRRMKVRTNAETPADARAARSFGAEGIGLCRTEHMFFEGSRINVMREMILAEDEAGRRAALAKLLPMQRSDFAELFEIMHGLPVTIRLLDPPLHEFLPKSDEEIAEVAAALAIDEAVLRRRVDTLHEFNPMLGHRGCRLAISYPEIAEMQARAIFEAAAEAAKATGAAVEPEIMVPLVGLKAELDYVKARIEAVAQAVIAESGVPINYLTGTMIELPRAALRAHVIAESAEFFSFGTNDLTQTTFGISRDDASAFLSTYIQKGIVEQDPFVQLDFDGVGELIRIAAERGRRTRNDLKLGICGEHGGDPASIHFCEDAGLDYVSCSPFRVPIARLAAAQAAFNGSKA from the coding sequence ATGGAGAAGTGGGTCTATACCTTCGGGGGAGGCCGCGCCGAAGGCAGCGCGGGCGATCGCAACCTGCTCGGCGGCAAGGGCGCGAACCTTGCCGAGATGTGCAATCTCGGCCTGCCGGTGCCGCCCGGCATCACCATCGTCACCTCCGCCTGCAACCACTACTACGAGAACGGCCGCACGCTGCCGGCCGGCCTGAAGGATCAGGTCCGCGCCGGGCTTCGCGAGATGGAGGCCATCACCGGCCGCGTCTTCGGCGATACCGCCAAGCCGCTGCTGCTCTCCGTCCGCTCGGGCGCCCGCGCCTCCATGCCGGGCATGATGGATACGGTGCTCAACCTCGGCCTCAACGACCGTACGGTGGAAGCGCTCGGCCACGATGCCGGCGATGCGCGCTTTGCCTGGGACAGCTATCGCCGCTTCATCCAGATGTATGGCGATGTCGTCATGGGCCTCGACCACGAGGTCTTCGAGGAAATCCTCGAGGACGAGAAGGGCCGGCTCGGCCACGAGCAGGACACGGAACTCTCCGCCGTCGAATGGCAGCACGTCATCGCCCGCTACAAGGAGATCATCCGCGAAGAGCTGGACGAGGAATTCCCGCAGGACCCGGAAGTCCAGCTCTGGGGCGCCATCGGCGCCGTCTTCGCAAGCTGGATGAACGCCCGCGCCGTCACCTACCGCACGCTGCACAATATCCCAGCCGTCTGGGGCACCGCCGTCAATGTCCAGGCCATGGTCTTCGGCAATCTCGGCAACTCCTCGGCCACCGGCGTCGCCTTCACGCGCAATCCCTCGACGGGCGAGAACAAGCTTTACGGCGAATTCCTCGTCAATGCGCAGGGCGAGGACGTCGTCGCCGGCATCCGCACGCCGCAGAACATCACCGAGGAGGCGCGCATCGCTTCCGGCTCCGACCGGCCGTCGCTGGAAAAGCTGATGCCGGAGGCCTTCGCCGAATTCCGCGGCATCTGCGAGCGGCTGGAGCAGCACTACCGCGACATGCAGGACCTCGAATTCACCATCGAGCGCGGAAAGCTCTGGATGCTCCAGACCCGCTCGGGCAAGCGCACCGCCAAGGCCGCGCTGAAGATCGCCGTCGAGATGGCGACGGAAGGGTTGATCAGCGAAGGCGAGGCCGTCGCCCGCATCGATCCCGCCTCGCTCGACCAGCTCCTGCACCCGACCATCGATCCGCGCGCCCGCCGCGACGTCATCGGCTCCGGCCTGCCGGCCTCGCCGGGCGCGGCGACAGGCGCGATCGTCTTTACCTCGGAAGAGGCGGTGCAGGCGGATGAGGAAGGGCGCAAGGTCATCCTCGTGCGCATCGAGACCAGCCCGGAAGACATCCACGGCATGCACGCCGCCGAAGGCATCCTGACGACGCGCGGCGGCATGACGAGCCATGCGGCGGTCGTGGCGCGCGGCATGGGCACGCCTTGCGTGTCGGGCGCCGGCACGCTGCGCGTCGACCTGCGCAACGAGTTGCTGGTCGCTCATGGCGTGACGCTTCGCAAGGGCGACGTCATTACCATCGACGGTTCCTCCGGCCAGGTCTTGAAGGGCGAGATCCCCATGCTCCAGCCGGAGCTTTCGGGCGATTTCGGCCGCATCATGGAATGGGCCGACCGCACGCGCCGCATGAAGGTGCGCACCAATGCCGAGACGCCGGCGGATGCCCGCGCGGCGCGCTCCTTCGGCGCGGAAGGCATCGGCCTCTGCCGCACCGAGCACATGTTCTTCGAGGGCAGCCGCATCAATGTGATGCGCGAGATGATCCTTGCCGAGGACGAAGCCGGCCGCCGCGCGGCGCTGGCAAAACTCCTGCCGATGCAGCGCTCGGACTTCGCCGAACTGTTCGAGATCATGCACGGCCTGCCGGTGACGATCCGCCTGCTCGATCCGCCGCTGCACGAATTCCTGCCGAAGAGCGACGAGGAGATCGCCGAGGTCGCGGCGGCCCTTGCCATCGACGAGGCCGTGCTGCGCCGCCGTGTCGATACGCTGCACGAGTTCAACCCCATGCTCGGCCATCGCGGTTGCCGCCTCGCCATCTCCTATCCCGAGATCGCCGAGATGCAGGCGCGCGCCATATTCGAGGCGGCGGCGGAAGCGGCCAAGGCGACGGGCGCGGCCGTGGAGCCGGAAATCATGGTGCCGCTCGTCGGCCTCAAGGCGGAGCTGGATTATGTGAAGGCCCGCATCGAGGCGGTGGCGCAGGCGGTGATCGCCGAAAGCGGCGTGCCGATCAACTACCTCACCGGCACGATGATCGAGCTGCCGCGCGCGGCCCTTCGCGCCCATGTCATCGCCGAATCGGCCGAGTTCTTCTCCTTCGGCACCAACGACCTGACGCAGACGACCTTCGGCATCTCGCGCGACGACGCCTCGGCGTTCCTGTCGACCTATATCCAGAAGGGCATCGTCGAGCAGGACCCGTTCGTGCAGCTCGATTTCGACGGCGTGGGGGAACTTATCCGCATCGCCGCCGAGCGCGGCCGGCGCACGCGAAACGACCTGAAGCTCGGCATCTGCGGCGAGCACGGCGGCGACCCGGCCTCGATCCATTTCTGCGAGGATGCGGGGCTGGATTACGTGTCCTGCTCGCCCTTCCGCGTGCCGATCGCCCGGCTCGCGGCGGCGCAGGCCGCCTTCAACGGCAGCAAGGCTTGA
- a CDS encoding tetratricopeptide repeat protein yields MRQFIPVTAFALWLGAIPGVSHAESAAAPVTDCDRLAGTTTDPDNVGGHYVVLEQIKSAEAVAACTQALALYPESRRLMFQLGRAHDAGKNAAEAYRWYRKSAELGSPAAQYNLAVSYQEGEGVAQDYDQALHWYGKSAAQGDADAQRNLGVLYYNGEGVEQDFDKAFKLFLQAAEKNDTLAQYDVGLSYRDGNGVEQDFGKAAIWLRKAADGGDVDAQRSLGELYEHGLGVVQDPAEAQVWYRKAAAQGDAAAAAAVEDLRSQEP; encoded by the coding sequence ATGCGTCAATTCATTCCGGTTACGGCCTTCGCCCTCTGGCTGGGAGCAATTCCCGGCGTCAGCCATGCCGAAAGTGCGGCAGCGCCGGTGACGGATTGCGACCGCCTTGCCGGCACGACCACCGATCCGGACAATGTCGGCGGCCACTATGTAGTGCTGGAGCAGATCAAATCCGCCGAAGCCGTCGCGGCCTGCACGCAGGCCCTTGCCCTCTATCCCGAGTCGCGGCGTCTGATGTTCCAGCTCGGCCGCGCCCATGACGCGGGCAAGAACGCGGCCGAAGCCTACCGCTGGTATCGCAAGAGCGCCGAGCTGGGGAGCCCCGCGGCCCAGTATAACCTCGCCGTGTCCTATCAGGAGGGTGAGGGCGTCGCGCAGGATTACGATCAGGCCCTCCACTGGTATGGTAAGAGCGCCGCGCAGGGGGATGCGGATGCGCAGCGCAATCTCGGCGTGCTCTACTATAACGGCGAGGGCGTCGAGCAGGATTTCGACAAGGCGTTCAAGCTGTTCCTGCAGGCGGCGGAAAAGAACGACACGCTCGCGCAATACGATGTCGGCCTCAGCTATCGGGACGGCAATGGCGTCGAGCAGGATTTCGGCAAGGCCGCGATCTGGCTGCGCAAGGCCGCCGACGGCGGCGATGTCGACGCCCAGCGCAGCCTCGGTGAACTTTACGAACATGGATTGGGCGTGGTGCAGGACCCTGCCGAGGCGCAGGTGTGGTATCGCAAGGCCGCCGCGCAGGGGGATGCCGCAGCCGCGGCGGCGGTCGAGGACCTCCGGTCGCAGGAGCCTTGA